One Epidermidibacterium keratini DNA segment encodes these proteins:
- a CDS encoding putative leader peptide — protein MSSDLSLHQLSDTELSHALTCRRHVDLLRVSSALCLAAL, from the coding sequence ATGAGCAGCGATCTTTCGCTTCATCAGCTCAGTGACACCGAACTGTCCCATGCCTTGACCTGCCGTCGGCATGTCGATCTGCTGCGCGTCTCCAGCGCACTGTGTCTGGCTGCGCTCTAA
- a CDS encoding amino acid ABC transporter permease, protein MPSVPTSLASPASGPGTAEAPPPPHGSTPHLESAQRDDDSNLSVVPVRHPWRWAGVAVVVVLLAQFVHGLITNPGWDWPTFGAWFASKSIVTALGTTIQLTAFGTVLGFALGVVLAAMRMSRSPFLQIVSWGYVWAFRSIPLIVQLLFWFNIAYLYQTLQFGVPFGPGFFSVETNDVLGPLGAAVLGLALHQAAYAAEIIRGGILSVDHGQLEAAAALGIPRLRQFRRIVLPQAMRSILPNAANEVISLFKGTSIVSVMAIPELFYQAQVIYGRNGRVVPLLMVATVWYIVLTSVLSIVQYYLERHYAKGANRTPPPTPWQRARDGMGRVRRAAAPDASTQLRQGVSQ, encoded by the coding sequence ATGCCTTCCGTGCCTACATCGTTGGCATCTCCAGCCTCCGGTCCCGGTACCGCCGAAGCCCCACCTCCGCCTCACGGCTCAACCCCGCACCTCGAGTCCGCGCAGCGCGACGACGACTCCAACCTCTCCGTCGTCCCGGTTCGTCACCCGTGGCGCTGGGCCGGTGTGGCTGTGGTCGTCGTACTACTCGCCCAGTTCGTGCACGGCCTCATCACCAACCCCGGCTGGGACTGGCCGACCTTCGGCGCCTGGTTCGCTTCCAAGTCCATCGTCACCGCGCTCGGGACCACCATCCAGCTGACCGCGTTCGGCACCGTTCTCGGTTTTGCACTCGGCGTGGTGCTCGCAGCAATGCGCATGTCGCGCAGCCCGTTCCTGCAGATCGTGTCGTGGGGCTACGTTTGGGCCTTCCGGTCGATCCCACTCATCGTGCAGCTGCTGTTCTGGTTCAACATCGCCTACCTGTATCAGACGTTGCAGTTCGGCGTCCCATTCGGACCAGGCTTCTTCAGCGTCGAGACGAATGACGTCCTCGGTCCGCTCGGCGCCGCCGTGCTCGGACTTGCCCTCCATCAAGCTGCGTACGCCGCCGAGATCATCCGCGGCGGGATCCTCTCGGTCGACCATGGTCAGCTCGAGGCTGCGGCCGCCCTCGGAATCCCACGGCTGCGGCAGTTTCGACGAATCGTGCTTCCCCAGGCGATGCGCTCGATCCTGCCTAACGCGGCCAACGAGGTCATCTCGCTGTTCAAGGGCACGTCGATCGTCTCGGTCATGGCAATCCCTGAGCTCTTCTACCAGGCGCAGGTGATCTATGGCCGCAACGGTCGCGTAGTTCCGTTGCTGATGGTCGCGACGGTCTGGTACATCGTCCTCACGAGCGTCCTGTCCATCGTGCAGTACTACCTCGAGCGGCACTACGCCAAAGGCGCGAACCGTACGCCGCCGCCGACTCCGTGGCAGCGCGCCCGGGACGGCATGGGACGAGTACGCCGTGCTGCGGCACCAGATGCCTCAACCCAGCTGCGTCAGGGGGTCAGCCAGTGA
- a CDS encoding MFS transporter, which translates to MSTATPVQTGSHVIQNLPWKWGVQGKIFIIGGLGFMFDAWDVLLNAFIFPLLKDEWGLTPGQLGLLATMNIVGMAIGAIVLSSLADVYGRKKIFTYCLLAFSILSLLSAAAPNYEVFLLLRFLTGIGLGGTIPVDYAIVGEFTPAKVRGRVLTAMDAWWPVGGTICGLVAAFLTAQGIQNWRYQLLFMVLPALLVVWVRRGIPESPMYLQRRGREPEARAVIDDLIARTGTPPQQYTIDEPADVEKLSVTSAADKVRQLWAFSARRTFVSWMLFASVLFVYYGALIWLPSILRSDPQYSEYLAFMVTVGVTAVGIPAVLASAFLVDWFGRKPVIMGSAVLTAITLVLFAVYLDVPAAAKFWVLSFGIVIEFCIPAIYAYVSELYPTELRASGFGWASSMSRVSAAIVPLAFGAWLFPQLGYVGTFIFATGFLVVSAVLMMVLTPETKGKEIH; encoded by the coding sequence ATGAGCACTGCCACCCCGGTCCAGACCGGCTCCCACGTCATCCAGAACCTGCCTTGGAAATGGGGCGTGCAGGGCAAGATCTTCATCATCGGCGGGCTCGGCTTCATGTTCGACGCCTGGGATGTGCTCCTCAACGCCTTCATCTTTCCGCTGCTGAAGGACGAGTGGGGCCTGACGCCCGGACAGCTCGGGCTGCTCGCGACGATGAACATCGTCGGCATGGCGATCGGCGCGATCGTGCTCAGCAGCCTGGCTGATGTCTACGGGCGCAAGAAGATCTTCACCTACTGTCTGCTCGCGTTCTCCATCCTCTCGCTGTTGAGCGCTGCAGCGCCGAACTATGAAGTGTTCCTGCTGCTGCGCTTCCTCACCGGTATCGGCCTCGGCGGCACGATCCCTGTCGACTACGCGATCGTCGGCGAGTTCACGCCGGCAAAGGTCCGCGGCCGGGTGCTCACCGCGATGGACGCATGGTGGCCGGTCGGCGGCACGATCTGTGGTCTCGTGGCTGCGTTCCTTACCGCGCAAGGCATCCAGAACTGGCGCTACCAGCTGCTCTTCATGGTGCTGCCGGCGTTGCTCGTGGTGTGGGTACGCCGCGGCATCCCCGAGTCACCGATGTATCTGCAACGTCGCGGCCGTGAGCCAGAGGCCCGCGCGGTCATCGACGACCTGATCGCCCGCACCGGGACTCCACCGCAGCAGTACACGATCGACGAGCCCGCCGACGTCGAGAAGCTCAGCGTGACCTCGGCCGCCGACAAGGTTCGGCAGCTGTGGGCGTTCAGCGCCCGGCGCACGTTCGTGTCGTGGATGCTCTTTGCCTCAGTGCTTTTCGTCTACTACGGCGCGTTGATCTGGCTGCCGTCGATCCTGCGCAGCGACCCGCAGTACAGCGAGTACCTCGCCTTCATGGTCACCGTTGGCGTGACCGCCGTCGGCATCCCCGCCGTACTCGCCTCCGCATTCCTGGTCGACTGGTTTGGCCGCAAGCCGGTCATCATGGGATCGGCCGTGCTGACCGCGATCACCCTCGTGCTCTTCGCGGTGTATCTCGACGTACCGGCGGCGGCGAAGTTCTGGGTGCTGTCCTTCGGCATCGTCATCGAGTTCTGCATCCCGGCGATCTACGCCTACGTCTCAGAGCTCTACCCCACCGAGCTGCGCGCATCCGGATTTGGCTGGGCCTCCAGCATGAGCCGCGTGTCGGCGGCGATCGTGCCGCTGGCGTTCGGCGCCTGGCTGTTCCCGCAGCTCGGGTACGTCGGAACCTTCATCTTCGCGACCGGCTTCCTGGTGGTCTCCGCCGTGCTCATGATGGTCCTGACCCCCGAGACCAAGGGCAAAGAGATCCACTGA
- a CDS encoding NtaA/DmoA family FMN-dependent monooxygenase (This protein belongs to a clade of FMN-dependent monooxygenases, within a broader family of flavin-dependent oxidoreductases, the luciferase-like monooxygenase (LMM) family, some of whose members use coenzyme F420 rather than FMN.) yields MASRRKQLHLAAHFPGVNNTTVWTDPQSRSQIDFSSFEALARSAEAATFDFFFLAEGLRLRESHGKIHDLDVVGRPESITVLNALAAVTDRLGLAATVNATFNEPYEIARRFATLDHLSGGRAAWNVVTTSDAFTGENFRRGGYLDHADRYTRAQEFVDATRTLWDSWDSDALVLDQQTGRVAEPGAGRFGHRGAQFEISGQFGVPRSPQGHPVIIQAGDSSAGRDFAARDADVIFTRHGTLQAGQEFYHDVKRRLSDFGRQRDDLKIMPGVTVVVADTDAEAEEKAAHIRRQQVSGATALHLAELLWGIDLSDRDPDGPLPAEDPVVGSAVVQGRVQHSKDPLATAKKWREAAEANGWSLRETVIAQQNRQSFIGSPQTVATALDEYVQADAADGYILVPHLTPGGLDDVFERVVPLLRERGVFRTEYDGATLREHLGLPTPAPGRVRTGAA; encoded by the coding sequence ATGGCATCCCGACGTAAGCAGCTTCATCTCGCGGCACACTTCCCAGGCGTCAATAACACGACGGTGTGGACAGACCCGCAGTCCCGCTCACAGATCGACTTCAGCTCCTTCGAGGCATTGGCCCGCTCAGCCGAAGCCGCGACCTTCGATTTCTTCTTCCTCGCCGAAGGTCTGCGGCTGCGTGAGTCACACGGCAAGATCCACGATCTCGACGTGGTGGGCCGTCCCGAGTCGATCACGGTGCTCAACGCACTCGCGGCTGTGACCGACCGCCTCGGGCTGGCTGCGACGGTGAACGCGACCTTCAACGAGCCATACGAGATCGCCCGCCGGTTTGCCACCCTCGACCACCTGTCCGGTGGGCGGGCCGCGTGGAACGTCGTCACGACCTCGGATGCGTTCACTGGCGAGAACTTCCGTCGTGGCGGGTACCTCGACCACGCAGACCGCTACACGCGCGCCCAGGAGTTCGTCGACGCCACCCGGACGCTATGGGACAGCTGGGACAGCGACGCTCTGGTGCTCGACCAGCAGACGGGGCGTGTCGCAGAGCCCGGTGCCGGGCGCTTCGGTCATCGGGGCGCCCAATTTGAGATCTCCGGGCAGTTCGGCGTCCCTCGCTCGCCGCAGGGCCATCCGGTGATCATCCAGGCTGGCGACTCGTCGGCGGGGCGTGACTTTGCGGCCCGCGACGCCGACGTCATCTTCACCAGGCACGGCACATTGCAAGCAGGCCAGGAGTTCTACCACGACGTCAAACGCCGCCTATCTGACTTCGGCCGCCAACGAGATGACCTCAAGATCATGCCCGGGGTCACGGTCGTGGTGGCCGATACCGACGCGGAGGCCGAAGAGAAGGCCGCTCACATTCGCCGGCAGCAGGTCTCCGGCGCGACGGCACTGCATCTGGCCGAGCTGCTCTGGGGTATCGATCTGTCGGACCGCGATCCCGACGGACCGCTGCCGGCCGAGGACCCGGTCGTGGGATCGGCGGTCGTGCAAGGCCGGGTCCAGCACAGCAAGGATCCCCTCGCGACAGCAAAGAAGTGGCGCGAGGCAGCGGAAGCCAACGGGTGGTCGCTGCGCGAGACAGTGATCGCGCAGCAGAATCGCCAGTCGTTCATCGGCTCGCCGCAGACTGTCGCGACGGCGCTGGATGAGTACGTGCAGGCGGACGCCGCAGATGGCTACATTCTCGTGCCACACCTAACGCCCGGCGGCCTCGATGACGTCTTCGAGCGGGTTGTGCCATTGCTGCGCGAACGCGGAGTGTTTCGCACCGAGTACGACGGAGCCACGCTGCGTGAGCACCTTGGCCTGCCGACTCCGGCTCCTGGCCGGGTGCGCACGGGGGCGGCGTGA
- a CDS encoding ABC transporter substrate-binding protein encodes MATLVFASGCADPTNESSQKGAQPAADGVAEVNVPTTFNTSPEQDRISAKPDPDAVALLPDDLKASGTLVVGGGFAGGGLPPLGFLADDNATPIGVEVDFAYLFADKLGLEPQVDVTSWENIFLGLDSGKYDVAISNVGVSEERKEKYDFATYRLGLHAFEAKKGSGLKVEGPADVAGKRVAVSSGTLQEGILLAWDAENKAAGREPIDIAYYQSPTEYYLALQSGQLDLYLGPNPTATYHVVTAGQTEIVGTVSSSYPIDGKVAVMTQKGDGTVEALSAAIDSAIADGTYQDVLDRWGLGAEAVTESEINPPGLPKK; translated from the coding sequence ATGGCCACGCTCGTCTTTGCCAGCGGCTGCGCCGACCCGACAAACGAGTCGTCGCAGAAGGGCGCGCAGCCGGCGGCCGACGGTGTCGCCGAGGTCAACGTGCCGACGACCTTCAACACCTCACCCGAGCAGGACCGGATCAGTGCCAAGCCCGACCCCGACGCCGTCGCGCTGCTGCCCGATGACCTCAAGGCCTCAGGCACGCTCGTCGTCGGTGGCGGCTTCGCCGGTGGCGGCCTGCCACCGCTGGGATTCTTAGCCGACGACAACGCGACACCAATCGGCGTTGAGGTCGACTTCGCCTACCTCTTCGCCGACAAGCTCGGACTAGAGCCCCAGGTCGACGTGACGAGCTGGGAAAACATCTTCCTCGGCTTGGATTCCGGCAAGTACGACGTCGCGATCTCCAATGTCGGAGTTTCCGAGGAGCGCAAGGAGAAGTACGACTTCGCGACCTACCGACTGGGCCTGCACGCCTTCGAGGCGAAGAAGGGCTCCGGGCTGAAGGTCGAGGGCCCAGCAGACGTCGCGGGCAAACGGGTGGCGGTCAGCTCCGGAACACTGCAGGAGGGCATCCTGCTCGCCTGGGACGCCGAAAACAAGGCTGCCGGCCGCGAACCGATCGACATCGCCTACTACCAGTCCCCCACCGAGTACTACCTCGCGTTGCAAAGCGGTCAGCTTGATCTCTACCTGGGGCCCAACCCGACGGCGACGTACCACGTCGTCACGGCCGGGCAGACCGAGATCGTCGGAACGGTCTCGTCGTCGTACCCGATCGACGGCAAGGTCGCGGTGATGACGCAGAAGGGCGACGGCACGGTCGAAGCCCTCTCCGCGGCGATTGACAGCGCCATCGCCGACGGGACCTACCAGGACGTGCTCGACCGTTGGGGCCTCGGCGCGGAGGCAGTCACCGAGTCCGAGATCAACCCGCCCGGCCTGCCCAAGAAGTAA
- a CDS encoding amino acid ABC transporter ATP-binding protein, which produces MIDARGVHKSYGDHDVLRGIDLQIKPGSVTAILGPSGSGKSTLLRVINHLEKLDRGTIRVDGDLIGYRRKGQRLHELSEREILHQRSKIGFVFQNFNLFGHLTVLDNIIEAPISAQRRRRKEVEPLARDLLKRVGVADKANEYPRRLSGGQQQRVAIARALAIKPQLILFDEPTSALDPELVGEVLDVIAELSTSGVTLVIVTHEIGFARRISDTVIFMDQGQIIEGGPPDQVIDNPEHPRTRSFISKVL; this is translated from the coding sequence ATGATCGACGCGCGAGGCGTGCACAAGTCCTACGGCGACCACGACGTCCTACGCGGCATCGACCTCCAGATCAAGCCTGGATCGGTCACGGCCATCCTCGGACCTTCCGGATCAGGAAAGTCGACCCTGCTGCGGGTCATCAACCACCTTGAAAAACTCGACCGCGGCACCATCCGCGTCGACGGTGACCTGATCGGCTACCGCCGCAAGGGTCAGCGTCTGCACGAGCTCTCCGAACGGGAGATCCTGCACCAGCGCTCGAAGATCGGCTTCGTCTTTCAGAACTTCAACCTCTTCGGGCACCTGACGGTTCTCGACAACATCATCGAGGCACCGATATCGGCACAACGCCGACGCCGTAAGGAAGTCGAGCCTCTCGCCCGAGACCTGCTGAAGCGAGTGGGCGTGGCCGACAAGGCGAATGAATACCCGCGCCGCCTGTCCGGCGGCCAGCAGCAGCGCGTCGCGATTGCTCGCGCACTCGCGATCAAGCCGCAGCTGATCCTCTTCGACGAGCCCACCAGCGCACTGGACCCTGAGCTCGTCGGTGAGGTCCTCGATGTCATCGCCGAGCTCAGCACCTCCGGCGTCACCCTCGTCATCGTGACCCACGAGATCGGCTTCGCCCGGCGGATCTCCGACACGGTCATCTTCATGGATCAAGGCCAGATCATCGAGGGCGGCCCGCCGGACCAGGTCATCGACAACCCCGAGCATCCCCGGACCCGCTCCTTCATCTCAAAGGTTCTTTAA
- a CDS encoding FAD/NAD(P)-binding protein, translated as MSHRPVSVAFVGAGPRTVVLLERMAASFDELVASGTPVEIQLIDPYPIGAGRIWRDDQSPLLWMNSVARDVTVFTDESVQCEGPIRPGPSLADWLSSEGVDALRAAGLSHHIGAFGPDDFVPREVQSVYLQWAFRRALATLPANVSVWEHRQQAIAVYDEPDGQQSVELIDGHMVRADVTVLAQGYLDRHLDAQQQRLASDAAAAGLRYIPAGYTADLDFSAIRPGEDVVVRGFGLAFIDLMALLCEGRGGRFIEQTDGTLRYDPSGLEPVLHVGSRRGVPYHAKLGYDISAAVPRPPQYLSTAAIDAMPAHIDFERDLRPLITTELAAAHYERLATAHPERIHATWPEIRAVLNLGGADTEAFADYIYSVVPDEGDRFELGQIDRPLRGLHFESAEDVDAAVAHYVDADLRRRADPNYSADRAVFDALLGVYGVLAYAVTTGRLSGIDRITRVEGSFHSLFSFLASGPPPRRLRELLALHRAGLVRFGGPDWQVHIADNQFIAQSAAVDASATKAKVLIDAWLPRPDVAATTDPLIRGLLLAGELAVEDLGGDLPGGQLLADAQSRAIRADRSVHPRRFLLGPSVSGSAGSSGFARPHFNAPGLRQNDRVARQILAVLGSRVTEDALASERV; from the coding sequence GTGAGCCACCGCCCAGTCTCCGTCGCGTTTGTCGGGGCTGGACCACGCACCGTCGTACTCCTGGAGAGGATGGCCGCGAGCTTCGACGAGCTCGTGGCTTCTGGCACGCCGGTCGAGATTCAGCTGATCGATCCCTACCCGATCGGCGCGGGGCGAATTTGGCGTGACGACCAGTCACCGCTGCTGTGGATGAACTCAGTTGCTCGGGACGTCACGGTCTTTACCGACGAGTCGGTGCAGTGCGAGGGTCCTATCCGCCCTGGGCCTTCGCTCGCCGACTGGCTTAGCTCCGAGGGCGTCGACGCGTTGCGGGCAGCCGGACTTTCCCACCATATCGGCGCTTTTGGCCCCGATGACTTTGTGCCGCGCGAAGTGCAATCGGTCTATCTGCAATGGGCCTTTCGTCGCGCGCTCGCCACCCTCCCGGCAAATGTGTCGGTCTGGGAGCACCGGCAGCAGGCGATTGCGGTGTACGACGAACCCGACGGGCAACAGAGTGTGGAGCTCATCGACGGACACATGGTCCGCGCCGATGTGACTGTGCTCGCGCAGGGATACCTCGACCGGCACCTGGATGCCCAACAGCAACGTCTTGCAAGCGACGCCGCCGCTGCCGGGCTGCGGTACATACCGGCCGGATATACCGCAGATCTGGACTTTTCGGCTATCCGGCCGGGTGAGGACGTCGTTGTCCGCGGCTTCGGCCTGGCGTTCATCGACCTGATGGCACTGCTGTGTGAGGGGCGAGGCGGGCGCTTCATCGAGCAGACAGACGGAACTCTGCGATACGACCCGTCCGGCCTTGAGCCCGTGCTGCACGTCGGCTCGCGCCGCGGCGTGCCGTATCACGCCAAGCTCGGCTACGACATCAGTGCCGCCGTACCGCGCCCGCCACAGTATTTGAGCACCGCCGCGATTGACGCGATGCCGGCGCACATCGACTTCGAGCGTGACCTGCGTCCGCTCATCACCACCGAGCTCGCCGCTGCTCACTACGAGCGTCTGGCCACCGCACATCCCGAGCGGATCCATGCGACCTGGCCGGAGATTCGCGCCGTACTCAACCTTGGCGGCGCCGATACCGAGGCTTTTGCCGACTATATCTACAGTGTTGTGCCCGACGAAGGCGATCGGTTTGAGCTGGGCCAGATTGACCGACCCCTGCGCGGCCTGCATTTCGAGTCCGCCGAAGACGTTGACGCGGCGGTCGCCCACTACGTCGATGCCGATCTGCGCCGCCGGGCCGATCCGAACTACTCGGCAGATCGCGCCGTCTTCGATGCCCTTCTCGGGGTGTACGGCGTACTCGCCTACGCGGTGACCACCGGCCGACTGAGCGGCATCGACCGCATCACCCGCGTCGAAGGCAGCTTTCACAGCCTCTTCTCCTTCCTTGCCAGCGGCCCACCGCCGCGCCGGCTCAGGGAGCTGCTCGCGCTGCATCGGGCCGGCCTCGTGCGCTTCGGTGGCCCGGACTGGCAGGTGCACATCGCAGACAACCAGTTCATCGCCCAGAGCGCGGCCGTTGACGCCTCAGCCACCAAGGCGAAGGTGCTGATCGACGCGTGGCTGCCGCGGCCGGACGTCGCGGCGACCACCGATCCGCTCATCCGCGGGCTCCTGCTAGCCGGCGAGCTCGCCGTCGAGGATCTCGGCGGCGACCTGCCCGGTGGACAGCTGCTCGCTGACGCGCAGTCCCGCGCTATCCGTGCGGACCGATCGGTGCACCCGCGGCGTTTTCTGCTCGGCCCGTCGGTCTCCGGATCGGCCGGCTCGTCCGGCTTTGCACGGCCCCATTTCAACGCTCCTGGGCTACGGCAGAATGACCGTGTGGCCAGGCAGATCCTCGCGGTGCTGGGCTCGCGCGTGACCGAAGATGCCCTGGCCTCCGAGCGAGTCTGA
- a CDS encoding LLM class flavin-dependent oxidoreductase, protein MSTFYTALSLTATGTHPGSWRDRQARPHDAFDAASWVAHARSAEQAGIDLLTLPDAFTHEPEYGALHARLDAVGLAARIAPQTSTIGLVPTVTTTHTEPFHLQAAIATVDWVSRGRAGWQLEVSNSAADAEIVGRRAPAPPSELWREAGEVADVGRRLWDSWEDDAEIRDIETGRFVDRDKLHYVDYKGSTFSVKGPSIVPRPPQGHPVTVIAIRDRHTLAVAAESADVVLLRASDVETLRGDVADFEHALDAAGRRREDVRLFADWNVVLGDNNEQAQQRWQALQASTPTSTYWHVLAVDELAHRIAALPGAGLDGIHLRPAVIATDLDLITGLLLDRLRHTGVLDRLAAQATPLTLRERLGLAHPANQYAAVQG, encoded by the coding sequence ATGAGCACGTTCTACACGGCACTGTCGCTCACCGCGACCGGCACTCACCCCGGCTCATGGCGCGATCGGCAGGCACGACCGCATGACGCGTTCGATGCCGCCAGCTGGGTCGCCCATGCGCGATCGGCAGAGCAGGCCGGAATTGACCTGCTCACGTTGCCGGACGCATTCACCCACGAACCGGAGTACGGCGCGCTGCACGCCCGCCTTGACGCGGTCGGACTCGCGGCGAGGATCGCACCTCAGACGAGCACGATCGGTCTCGTACCGACGGTCACCACGACCCACACCGAGCCGTTCCACCTTCAGGCCGCGATCGCCACCGTCGACTGGGTGTCACGCGGGCGAGCCGGTTGGCAGCTGGAGGTCTCCAACTCAGCCGCCGATGCCGAGATCGTCGGCCGGCGCGCCCCTGCACCGCCGTCGGAGCTATGGCGCGAGGCCGGCGAGGTCGCCGACGTCGGTCGTCGACTGTGGGACTCGTGGGAGGACGACGCGGAGATACGCGATATCGAGACCGGCCGGTTCGTTGACCGCGATAAGCTGCACTACGTCGACTACAAGGGCAGCACCTTCTCCGTCAAGGGTCCCTCGATCGTGCCGCGTCCGCCGCAGGGCCACCCGGTGACGGTCATAGCGATCCGTGACCGACACACGTTGGCTGTCGCAGCCGAGTCGGCAGATGTGGTGCTCCTGCGGGCCTCGGATGTTGAGACTCTCCGCGGTGACGTCGCCGATTTCGAGCACGCCCTCGATGCGGCCGGTCGCCGCCGCGAGGACGTGCGGTTGTTTGCCGACTGGAATGTCGTCCTCGGCGACAACAACGAGCAGGCCCAGCAAAGATGGCAAGCGCTGCAAGCGAGTACGCCGACCTCGACGTACTGGCACGTGCTCGCCGTCGATGAGCTTGCGCATCGGATCGCCGCCCTCCCGGGAGCTGGGCTCGACGGTATCCACCTACGCCCGGCGGTGATCGCGACCGACCTCGATCTGATCACCGGCCTGCTGCTCGACAGGCTGCGCCACACCGGCGTACTCGACCGCCTCGCCGCGCAGGCCACGCCGCTGACGTTGCGCGAGCGGCTCGGGCTGGCGCATCCGGCCAACCAGTACGCGGCGGTACAGGGCTAA
- a CDS encoding GntR family transcriptional regulator yields MSYTSKADMVTAKLREMIVAGDLKPGAALRQRDLAGEFGVSQTPVREGLRRLEAEGLVSNDPHKGSIVAEARAGRWSENFAIRAALESLAAELACDTITDDQVRELQELDNQMRAIGVINDEYRALNQRFHMQICTIADSPLLMSFIKLLWRALGDGPHVVRTHSESARQHRQIIAALRAGDKEKVTAVIRRHILGATIEQE; encoded by the coding sequence ATGAGCTACACCTCCAAGGCGGACATGGTGACCGCCAAGCTGCGCGAGATGATCGTCGCCGGTGATCTCAAGCCCGGTGCCGCGCTCCGGCAGCGCGACCTCGCTGGCGAGTTCGGCGTAAGTCAGACGCCAGTCCGCGAAGGCTTGCGCCGCTTGGAGGCCGAAGGACTCGTCTCCAACGACCCGCACAAAGGCTCCATCGTGGCCGAAGCCCGTGCCGGGCGGTGGAGCGAAAACTTTGCAATCCGTGCGGCACTTGAGTCGCTGGCCGCCGAGCTCGCGTGCGACACGATCACCGACGATCAGGTCCGCGAGCTGCAAGAGCTCGACAACCAGATGCGGGCGATAGGTGTCATCAACGACGAGTACCGGGCCTTGAACCAGCGCTTCCACATGCAGATCTGCACGATCGCTGACAGTCCACTGCTGATGTCATTTATCAAGCTCCTGTGGCGCGCGCTCGGCGACGGACCGCATGTCGTGCGAACCCACTCTGAGTCGGCACGCCAACATCGGCAGATCATCGCGGCATTGCGCGCCGGCGACAAGGAGAAGGTCACTGCGGTGATTCGCCGGCACATCCTCGGCGCCACCATCGAACAGGAATAG